Proteins encoded together in one Salvelinus fontinalis isolate EN_2023a chromosome 6, ASM2944872v1, whole genome shotgun sequence window:
- the LOC129857273 gene encoding myelin-associated glycoprotein-like isoform X2 gives MGIEKLTWRFLIHCIWLGVWGVDTSSWTAEVPNSVSGLQGSCIVIPCSFNYPEPKIKPSEFTGIWFKDTYEVIYHPDTSNAITDYRHRTELVGDLRQKNCSLRIDPLHRSDEGPFTFRIEIKNYNKASYKDDRVSIAVSSSPDPPSLSVMEEVKVGEEVSASCSVSHSCPSDPPRITWSHSGTPSIQSQQQTKGQWEETSTMTFRSSIADNNQPLVCTAAYRGGMTVSSSKTLNVKYAPVDVKVKGVSSVKEGDSVELRCSSDSNPAAHSYRWHNSRGRLSTTGPTLTLENVTRLTEALYCTAINTEGQVPSSPLKLNIEYPPEIKVDSACTSDISMVTCLCIVDSEPPSTVEWSLPAGHLPSTRVEMHGGTSHSDQPVASKQDMDASKSASSDPSTSRKEQKDTSSETHANYYTNDQLYGNMEAEEDGDPYECVGEDDAIYGNI, from the exons ATGGGGATTGAAAAATTAACATGGCGTTTTCTTATTCATTGCATTTGGCTTGGAG TGTGGGGAGTTGATACCTCGTCATGGACTGCTGAGGTGCCCAACTCAGTCTCCGGCCTGCAGGGCTCATGCATCGTGATTCCCTGCTCATTCAACTACCCAGAACCAAAGATAAAGCCCTCTGAATTCACTGGCATCTGGTTCAAAGACACTTATGAGGTTATCTACCACCCAGACACCTCCAACGCCATCACAGACTACAGGCATCGTACAGAGCTGGTGGGAGACCTCAGACAGAAGAACTGCTCTCTCAGAATCGACCCCCTCCATCGCAGTGACGAAGGACCCTTTACTTTCAGGATTGAAATAAAAAACTATAACAAGGCTTCATACAAAGATGACAGAGTCTCCATTGCAGTGAGCA GCTCTCCAGACCCCCCCTCTCTGTCAGTGATGGAGGAGGTGAAGGTGGGGGAGGAGGTATCTGCCTCCTGCTCTGTGTCTCACTCCTGCCCATCTGATCCCCCTCGCATCACCTGGAGCCACTCTGGAACACCCAGCATCCAATCACAGCAGCAGACCAAGGGCCAGTGGGAAGAGACATCAACCATGACCTTTAGATCCAGCATCGCTGATAACAACCAGCCTCTGGTCTGCACAGCAGCATACAGGGGAGGGATGACAGTGAGCAGCTCCAAGACGCTAAATGTCAAAT ATGCCCCAGTGGATGTGAAGGTTAAGGGAGTGTCCAGTGTGAAGGAGGGAGACTCTGTAGAACTGAGATGCTCCAGTGACAGTAACCCTGCTGCACACAGCTACCGCTGGCACAACAGCAGAGGGCGTCTGTCCACCACTGGACCCACACTCACACTAGAGAATGTGACCAGACTCACTGAAGCCCTCTACTGCACTGCCATCAACACAGAGGGACAAGTCCCCTCCAGCCCTCTGAAGCTCAACATAGAGT ACCCCCCTGAGATCAAAGTGGACTCAGCCTGCACTTCAGACATCTCCATGGTAACATGTCTGTGCATTGTGGATTCAGAGCCCCCCAGCACTGTGGAGTGGTCTCTTCCAGCAGGACACCTGCCCAGTACCAGGGTGGAGATGCATGG TGGGACGAGTCATAGTGACCAACCAGTAGCCAGTAAGCAGGATATGGATGCATCCAAGTCTGCTTCCTCAGATCCCTCAACATCAAG GAAAGAGCAGAAAGACACCAGCAGTGAAACCCACGCAAACTACTACACCAACGATCAGCTATATGGCAACATGGAG GCTGAAGAGGATGGCGACCCATACGAATGTGTCGGTGAAGACGATGCAATCTATGGTAACATTTGA
- the LOC129857273 gene encoding sialoadhesin-like isoform X1 → MGIEKLTWRFLIHCIWLGVWGVDTSSWTAEVPNSVSGLQGSCIVIPCSFNYPEPKIKPSEFTGIWFKDTYEVIYHPDTSNAITDYRHRTELVGDLRQKNCSLRIDPLHRSDEGPFTFRIEIKNYNKASYKDDRVSIAVSSSPDPPSLSVMEEVKVGEEVSASCSVSHSCPSDPPRITWSHSGTPSIQSQQQTKGQWEETSTMTFRSSIADNNQPLVCTAAYRGGMTVSSSKTLNVKYAPVDVKVKGVSSVKEGDSVELRCSSDSNPAAHSYRWHNSRGRLSTTGPTLTLENVTRLTEALYCTAINTEGQVPSSPLKLNIEYPPEIKVDSACTSDISMVTCLCIVDSEPPSTVEWSLPAGHLPSTRVEMHGSVTMVTLQRALGFSETVHCHANNTQGNATLSFTVPTNGKIFLLYVSIGITAFVVVVIVIPMSACLLTKKCGTSHSDQPVASKQDMDASKSASSDPSTSRKEQKDTSSETHANYYTNDQLYGNMEAEEDGDPYECVGEDDAIYGNI, encoded by the exons ATGGGGATTGAAAAATTAACATGGCGTTTTCTTATTCATTGCATTTGGCTTGGAG TGTGGGGAGTTGATACCTCGTCATGGACTGCTGAGGTGCCCAACTCAGTCTCCGGCCTGCAGGGCTCATGCATCGTGATTCCCTGCTCATTCAACTACCCAGAACCAAAGATAAAGCCCTCTGAATTCACTGGCATCTGGTTCAAAGACACTTATGAGGTTATCTACCACCCAGACACCTCCAACGCCATCACAGACTACAGGCATCGTACAGAGCTGGTGGGAGACCTCAGACAGAAGAACTGCTCTCTCAGAATCGACCCCCTCCATCGCAGTGACGAAGGACCCTTTACTTTCAGGATTGAAATAAAAAACTATAACAAGGCTTCATACAAAGATGACAGAGTCTCCATTGCAGTGAGCA GCTCTCCAGACCCCCCCTCTCTGTCAGTGATGGAGGAGGTGAAGGTGGGGGAGGAGGTATCTGCCTCCTGCTCTGTGTCTCACTCCTGCCCATCTGATCCCCCTCGCATCACCTGGAGCCACTCTGGAACACCCAGCATCCAATCACAGCAGCAGACCAAGGGCCAGTGGGAAGAGACATCAACCATGACCTTTAGATCCAGCATCGCTGATAACAACCAGCCTCTGGTCTGCACAGCAGCATACAGGGGAGGGATGACAGTGAGCAGCTCCAAGACGCTAAATGTCAAAT ATGCCCCAGTGGATGTGAAGGTTAAGGGAGTGTCCAGTGTGAAGGAGGGAGACTCTGTAGAACTGAGATGCTCCAGTGACAGTAACCCTGCTGCACACAGCTACCGCTGGCACAACAGCAGAGGGCGTCTGTCCACCACTGGACCCACACTCACACTAGAGAATGTGACCAGACTCACTGAAGCCCTCTACTGCACTGCCATCAACACAGAGGGACAAGTCCCCTCCAGCCCTCTGAAGCTCAACATAGAGT ACCCCCCTGAGATCAAAGTGGACTCAGCCTGCACTTCAGACATCTCCATGGTAACATGTCTGTGCATTGTGGATTCAGAGCCCCCCAGCACTGTGGAGTGGTCTCTTCCAGCAGGACACCTGCCCAGTACCAGGGTGGAGATGCATGGGTCAGTTACCATGGTGACCCTACAGAGGGCACTAGGCTTCTCAGAGACCGTCCACTGCCATGCCAACAACACACAGGGCAATGCCACCTTGTCCTTCACTGTGCCCACAAATG GTAAGATTTTCCTGCTGTACGTTTCAATTGGTATTACTGCATTtgtggtggtagtgatagtaattCCCATGTCAGCTTGCCTATTGACTAAGAAGTG TGGGACGAGTCATAGTGACCAACCAGTAGCCAGTAAGCAGGATATGGATGCATCCAAGTCTGCTTCCTCAGATCCCTCAACATCAAG GAAAGAGCAGAAAGACACCAGCAGTGAAACCCACGCAAACTACTACACCAACGATCAGCTATATGGCAACATGGAG GCTGAAGAGGATGGCGACCCATACGAATGTGTCGGTGAAGACGATGCAATCTATGGTAACATTTGA